A genomic window from Solanum dulcamara chromosome 11, daSolDulc1.2, whole genome shotgun sequence includes:
- the LOC129873547 gene encoding uncharacterized protein LOC129873547, whose translation MEEIEHKYIEVNGLKLHVAEIGSGFSPVVVFLHGFPEIWYSWRYQMVAVAKAGYRAIAPDFRGYGLSDQPPQPEKTTFLDLTNDLLALVDALNISKVFLVGKDFGAIVISRFVNLHEERVSGFIVMGVPFLPPKPLEFKGLPEGFYVSRFGEPGRAEADFGRLDAKTVVRNVYILFSRSEIPIANEDQEIMDIVQPSTPLPPWFSEEDLAAYGALYDNSGFRTAMQVPYRSLHEQVSITDPTVHVPALFIKGEKDYFLKFPGIEDYISSVLFKSLVPNLQMVNLPEGTHFVQEQLPNEVNQLVLEFLTKNSKLQ comes from the exons ATGGAAGAAATAGAGCACAAATACATTGAAGTGAATGGGCTAAAGCTTCATGTAGCTGAAATTGGAAGTGGGTTTTCCCCAGTTGTGGTGTTCTTACATGGATTCCCTGAAATATGGTATTCTTGGAGGTACCAGATGGTAGCTGTAGCCAAAGCGGGTTACAGAGCTATCGCACCCGATTTCAGAGGATACGGGTTATCGGATCAACCACCCCAACCCGAGAAAACCACATTTCTTGATCTTACCAATGACCTTCTTGCACTTGTTGATGCTCTTAATATCTCTAAG GTTTTTCTCGTGGGTAAAGACTTTGGAGCTATTGTTATTTCACGTTTTGTCAATCTCCATGAGGAGAGAGTCTCTGGATTTATTGTTATGGGGGTGCCATTTTTGCCTCCGAAACCTCTCGAGTTTAAAGGCCTCCCCGAAGGCTTCTATGTTTCGAGATTTGGG GAGCCTGGGAGAGCTGAAGCTGATTTTGGTCGCCTTGACGCCAAAACAGTAGTGAGGAATGTATACATTCTTTTCTCCAGAAGTGAAATACCAATAGCCAATGAAGATCAGGAAATCATGGACATTGTGCAACCTTCAACTCCTCTGCCCCCTTGGTTCTCTGAGGAAGATCTGGCTGCATATGGTGCTTTGTATGACAACTCTGGATTCCGAACTGCTATGCAGGTTCCCTATAG GTCACTGCATGAGCAAGTTAGCATTACAGATCCAACTGTTCACGTTCCAGCACTGTTTATTAAGGGAGAGAAAGATTATTTCCTCAAATTTCCTGGAATTGAAGATTACATTAGTAGTGTACTCTTCAAAAGTTTAGTACCTAATCTGCAGATGGTTAACTTGCCAGAAGGAACCCATTTTGTTCAAGAACAATTACCCAACGAGGTTAATCAACTCGTGCTCGAATTCCTTACTAAGAATAGTAAGCTTCAGTAA
- the LOC129873756 gene encoding protein RTF1 homolog: MEEELTDLLLEAAGRTNTGGRNRPPPSSRRHHKSSYSDDGSDSRDDDSDDGRGYSGRKLSSSQVPLKKRLDPQERDDDHSSHGEGDDGDGYGNEHDSDDDSIGSDLYKDEDDRQKLAQMTELEREMILTDRAAKKSDRSLHDKMIKDRAQPRKQSSPPSHSRGMRSSTRALDRAADRDDALNEIRAKRARQQQDPEGQWKLRDAARRGSGGRGYSPIKRRSFTAATLGSSPTRGESDSHSNEGDSSADDGMDDSDDDKSSPESQLPTYEDIKEITIRRSKLAKWFMEPFFDELIVGCFVRVGIGRSRSGPIYRLCVVRNVDASDPNRQYKLENKTTSKFLNVVWGNESSAARWQMAMVSDSPPLRDEFDQWVREVERSGGRMPSKQDVLEKKEAIQKSNAFVYSADTVKQMLQQKKSATWRPLNVAAEKDRLRRDMEVAKMKNDEAEVERIKARLQELEDSRKVQEKDDKARRLAEMNRKNRVENFKNASELRPVNQLLKAGEAGYDPFSRRWTRSTNYFAKSANEEAEGASNGEAAAAALAAGDNNGAGGTADGGMAATAAALQAAAGAGKLVDTNAPVDLGTESNTLHDFDLPISLAVLQKFGGPQGGQAGFMARKQRIEATVGCSVPENDGRRHALTLSVSDYKRRRGLL, translated from the coding sequence ATGGAAGAAGAGTTAACTGATTTGCTCTTGGAGGCTGCTGGTAGAACGAATACCGGTGGGAGGAATCGTCCACCTCCATCATCTAGAAGACATCACAAGAGTTCATATTCTGATGATGGAAGTGATTCCAGGGACGATGACTCCGATGATGGTCGTGGGTATTCAGGTCGAAAACTTTCTAGTTCACAAGTTCCTCTTAAGAAGAGATTGGACCCTCAAGAAAGAGATGATGACCATAGCAGTCATGGAGAAGGTGATGATGGAGATGGTTATGGAAATGAACACGATAGTGATGATGATTCTATTGGCAGTGATCTTTACAAGGACGAAGACGACCGGCAAAAGCTTGCTCAGATGACTGAACTggaaagagaaatgatattgactGATCGTGCAGCCAAGAAATCTGACAGGAGTCTGCATGACAAAATGATTAAGGATCGGGCCCAACCAAGGAAACAAAGCTCACCTCCTTCACATTCTCGTGGCATGCGCTCATCAACAAGAGCTTTGGACAGGGCAGCTGACAGAGATGATGCATTGAATGAGATACGAGCAAAACGAGCAAGACAGCAGCAGGATCCTGAGGGTCAATGGAAACTTAGGGATGCAGCTAGAAGAGGTTCTGGAGGCAGGGGTTACTCACCTATCAAACGTAGAAGCTTTACTGCTGCAACCCTAGGTAGTAGTCCTACTAGGGGAGAAAGTGATTCACACAGCAATGAGGGAGATTCATCAGCCGATGATGGAATGGATGACAGTGATGATGACAAGTCATCACCGGAGTCACAGTTGCCAACCTATGAGGATATAAAAGAAATCACCATTCGTCGGTCAAAACTGGCAAAATGGTTTATGGAGCCTTTCTTTGATGAGTTAATTGTGGGTTGCTTCGTTAGAGTTGGCATTGGGAGGTCAAGATCTGGTCCTATCTATAGGCTCTGTGTGGTCCGCAATGTTGATGCTTCAGATCCTAATCGACAATACAAGCTAGAAAATAAAACCACATCCAAATTTCTAAATGTTGTTTGGGGCAATGAAAGCTCTGCTGCTAGGTGGCAGATGGCTATGGTTTCAGACTCTCCTCCTCTGAGGGATGAGTTTGATCAGTGGGTAAGGGAAGTAGAACGAAGTGGTGGTCGTATGCCCAGTAAACAAGATGTGTTGGAAAAAAAAGAGGCCATACAGAAATCTAACGCATTTGTTTACTCTGCTGACACTGTAAAGCAGATGTTGCAGCAGAAAAAATCTGCAACATGGAGGCCACTTAATGTTGCTGCTGAGAAGGATCGTTTGAGAAGGGATATGGAAGTGGCCAAAATGAAGAATGACGAAGCAGAGGTGGAGAGGATTAAGGCAAGACTGCAGGAACTGGAGGATAGCAGGAAGGTTCAAGAGAAAGATGACAAGGCCCGCAGGCTGGCTGAGATGAACCGGAAGAATAGGGTTGAGAATTTCAAAAATGCATCAGAACTCAGACCAGTGAATCAACTGTTAAAAGCTGGTGAGGCCGGGTATGATCCCTTCTCTAGAAGGTGGACTAGGTCTACGAATTATTTTGCAAAAAGTGCTAATGAAGAAGCAGAAGGTGCATCCAATGGTGAAGCTGCTGCTGCAGCATTGGCAGCTGGAGATAATAATGGGGCTGGTGGAACTGCTGACGGAGGAATGGCAGCTACAGCAGCAGCTTTGCAGGCTGCAGCAGGTGCTGGAAAGTTGGTGGACACAAATGCTCCGGTAGACCTAGGAACAGAATCAAATACACTACATGATTTCGATCTGCCTATCTCCTTGGCTGTGCTTCAGAAGTTCGGAGGGCCTCAAGGAGGCCAAGCAGGATTTATGGCTCGAAAACAGAGGATAGAAGCAACCGTTGGATGTAGCGTTCCTGAGAATGATGGGAGAAGACATGCACTAACTTTAAGTGTTAGTGACTACAAGAGAAGGAGAGGGCTCCTTTGA